In Bacteroidales bacterium, the genomic window ATCGATCGCCCACTTCGTTTTTACTAAAGTTTCCATATTATTTATGTTTTTGAGATTAATATTCAAATATCCATGGGGACCTCCATGAGCAATATTCGCGAATCCTTTTCTGCAAGGATGGATATACGATCCGTATCCCACAGGCCAAAACCATCTCTCTTTGCCAGATCCTGGCCCTCTATCCTTGCATTTCCGTCTATAACGAAGGCATAAACTCCAAAATCACCTGAATGATATTTGTAGTGGGTTTGCGTCTGCTGTGTAAACTTCCCGAGGCTAAACCAGGCATTTTGATAGATCCATACCCCCTGATCCTCCTTATAGGGAGACAGAATCTGATAAAACCGGTTTTCTGTTTCCATGTCCCTGATACGGATTTGATCATAACGGGGCTCGACCTGCCTTTTGTTTGGTAAAACCCAGATCTGCAGAAAACTCACTTCAGAGTCCTGGTTCCTGTTGTATTCACTGTGATAAATGCCCGTTCCCGCGCTTAGGACCTGGATATCACCTTCTTTTATAACAGCAACATTCTCCAGGCTGTCTTTATGTTCCAGGTCCCCTTTCAGAGGAATGGATATGATCTCCATATTATCATGAGGATGTTTTTCAAATCCCCGGCCTCCTGCCACCCGGTCATCATTCAGGACTCTTAAGGCCCCA contains:
- a CDS encoding pirin family protein encodes the protein MNTVLHKADTRGHADFGWLDSYHSFSFADYYNPERMHFGALRVLNDDRVAGGRGFEKHPHDNMEIISIPLKGDLEHKDSLENVAVIKEGDIQVLSAGTGIYHSEYNRNQDSEVSFLQIWVLPNKRQVEPRYDQIRIRDMETENRFYQILSPYKEDQGVWIYQNAWFSLGKFTQQTQTHYKYHSGDFGVYAFVIDGNARIEGQDLAKRDGFGLWDTDRISILAEKDSRILLMEVPMDI